The Pseudomonas sp. G2-4 genome window below encodes:
- a CDS encoding ATP-binding cassette domain-containing protein: MTLLKFSDVSLAFGAMPLLDKVSWQIARGERVCIIGRNGTGKSSMMKLVKGDQKPDDGSVWRAPGLKIGELPQELPVADERTVFDVVAEGLDGVGALLAEYHHLSQNIVTDADLDKLMHVQHDLEARDGWRLQQLVDSTLSRLQLPADKTLAELSGGWRRRVLLAQALVSEPDLLLLDEPTNHLDIGAIAWLEEALKDFQGAVLFITHDRSFLQNLATRILELDRGGLIDWNGDYASFLVHKEAALAAEETANALFDKKLAQEEVWIRQGIKARRTRNEGRVRALKALRMERSERRERTGKANIQLDTADKSGKQVMVLENVSFAHPGGPFLIKDFSMVLQRGDRIGLLGANGTGKTTLLKLMLGGLVPTNGKVEEGTKIDVAYFDQLRHQLDLEKTVIDNVAEGRDFIDIDGQSRHVLSYLGDFLFSPQRARTPVKALSGGERARLLLAKLFSKPANLLVLDEPTNDLDVETLELLEEVLLTFNGTVLMVSHDRAFLDNVVTSTLVFEGEGLVREYVGGYQDWLRQGGSPRLLGVTESKSGKADLNSAVVKAEPAPVVAAAAPAKKKLSYKLQRELEALPGDIDAKEKQIAAVEAEMADAGFYQRPAAETAKVIAQLEQLQAELDALVERWAELDA, encoded by the coding sequence ATGACCCTGCTCAAATTCAGCGATGTGTCCCTTGCTTTCGGCGCTATGCCGTTGTTGGACAAGGTGTCCTGGCAGATCGCCCGTGGTGAGCGGGTGTGCATCATCGGCCGTAACGGCACTGGCAAGTCGAGCATGATGAAGCTGGTCAAGGGCGATCAGAAGCCCGATGACGGCTCGGTCTGGCGCGCACCAGGCCTGAAAATCGGCGAGTTGCCCCAGGAACTGCCGGTGGCCGACGAGCGGACCGTGTTCGACGTGGTTGCCGAAGGCCTGGACGGTGTCGGCGCGCTGCTGGCCGAGTATCACCACCTGAGCCAGAACATCGTCACCGACGCTGACCTGGACAAGTTGATGCACGTGCAGCACGACCTTGAAGCCCGTGATGGCTGGCGGTTGCAGCAACTGGTCGACAGCACCCTGAGCCGCCTGCAACTGCCGGCCGACAAGACCCTCGCCGAGTTGTCCGGCGGCTGGCGTCGTCGCGTCCTGCTGGCCCAGGCCCTGGTGTCCGAGCCGGACCTTTTGCTGCTCGACGAACCGACCAACCACTTGGACATTGGCGCTATCGCCTGGCTTGAAGAGGCCTTGAAGGATTTCCAGGGCGCAGTACTGTTCATCACCCACGACCGTTCTTTCCTGCAGAACCTGGCAACGCGCATCCTCGAACTGGACCGCGGCGGCCTGATCGACTGGAACGGCGACTACGCCAGCTTCCTGGTGCACAAGGAAGCGGCGCTGGCTGCGGAAGAAACCGCTAACGCGCTGTTCGATAAGAAGCTGGCCCAGGAAGAAGTCTGGATTCGCCAGGGCATCAAGGCTCGTCGCACCCGTAACGAAGGCCGCGTGCGGGCGCTCAAGGCCTTGCGCATGGAACGCAGCGAGCGTCGCGAGCGCACCGGCAAGGCCAACATTCAGTTGGATACTGCTGACAAGTCCGGCAAGCAGGTGATGGTTCTTGAAAACGTGAGTTTCGCGCACCCTGGCGGCCCGTTCCTGATCAAGGACTTTTCCATGGTGCTGCAGCGTGGTGATCGCATTGGTCTGTTGGGTGCCAACGGTACCGGCAAGACCACCTTGCTCAAGCTGATGCTCGGCGGCCTGGTGCCGACCAACGGCAAGGTGGAAGAGGGCACGAAGATCGACGTTGCCTACTTCGACCAGTTGCGCCATCAGTTGGACCTGGAAAAGACCGTGATCGACAACGTGGCTGAAGGCCGCGACTTTATCGATATCGATGGTCAGAGCCGCCACGTACTGAGCTATCTGGGCGATTTCCTGTTCAGCCCCCAGCGCGCTCGTACGCCAGTCAAGGCGCTGTCCGGCGGCGAGCGTGCCCGCCTGTTGCTGGCCAAGCTGTTCAGCAAACCGGCGAACCTGCTGGTGCTCGACGAACCGACCAACGACCTGGACGTGGAAACCCTCGAATTGCTGGAAGAGGTGTTGTTGACGTTCAACGGCACCGTGCTGATGGTCAGTCACGACCGGGCATTCCTCGATAACGTGGTCACCAGTACCCTGGTGTTCGAAGGCGAAGGCCTGGTGCGCGAATACGTCGGTGGCTATCAGGACTGGCTGCGCCAGGGCGGTTCGCCGCGTCTACTGGGCGTGACCGAGAGCAAGTCTGGCAAGGCCGACCTGAATTCGGCGGTGGTCAAGGCCGAGCCGGCCCCGGTTGTCGCAGCAGCGGCGCCGGCGAAGAAAAAGCTCAGCTACAAGCTGCAACGCGAACTGGAAGCGCTGCCGGGCGATATCGACGCCAAGGAAAAGCAGATCGCAGCGGTAGAAGCCGAAATGGCCGACGCCGGGTTCTACCAGCGGCCTGCTGCCGAAACTGCCAAGGTCATCGCGCAGTTGGAGCAGTTGCAAGCCGAGCTGGATGCACTGGTTGAGCGCTGGGCTGAACTGGACGCTTGA
- a CDS encoding universal stress protein: MYYTNVLVAVDLTEECDPVVKRARALCDGRDTKLSLVHIVEPMAMAFGGDVPMDLSQLQQQQFDQAKERLDRLIVKYPDLKKENCHLTYGQPRQEIHHLAKEQGCDLIVVGSHGRHGLALLLGSTANDVLHGAPCDVLAVHLVKRS; the protein is encoded by the coding sequence ATGTACTACACAAACGTCCTGGTCGCCGTAGACCTCACCGAAGAATGCGATCCCGTCGTCAAACGCGCTCGCGCCCTGTGCGACGGCAGAGACACCAAGCTGTCGCTGGTGCATATCGTCGAGCCGATGGCCATGGCCTTTGGTGGTGATGTGCCGATGGACCTTTCCCAGCTGCAGCAACAGCAATTCGATCAAGCCAAGGAACGCCTTGACCGATTGATCGTGAAGTACCCGGACCTGAAAAAGGAGAACTGCCATCTGACCTACGGTCAACCGCGCCAGGAGATCCATCACTTGGCCAAGGAACAGGGTTGTGACCTGATCGTCGTCGGCAGTCATGGCCGCCATGGCCTGGCGTTGCTACTGGGCTCGACCGCCAACGACGTGCTGCATGGCGCGCCTTGCGATGTACTGGCGGTGCACCTGGTCAAGCGCAGCTAA
- the fadB gene encoding fatty acid oxidation complex subunit alpha FadB gives MIYEGKAITVKALESGIVELKFDLKGESVNKFNRLTLNELRQAVDTIKADASIKGVIVSSGKDVFIVGADITEFVDNFKLPDAELIAGNLEANRIFSDFEDLNVPTVAAINGIALGGGLEMCLAADYRVMSTVAKIGLPEVKLGIYPGFGGTVRLPRLIGADNAIEWIAAGKENRAEDALKVGAVDAVVEPGKLQEAALEMIKRAISGEFDYKAKRQPKLEKLKLNAIEQMMAFETAKGFVAGQAGPNYPAPVEAIKTIQKAANFGRDKALEVEATGFVKLAKTSAAQSLIGLFLNDQELKKKAKAYDEIARDVKQAAVLGAGIMGGGIAYQSASKGTPILMKDINEHGIEQGLAEAAKLLVGRVDKGRMTAAKMAEVLNGIRPTLSYGDFGHVDLVVEAVVENPKVKQAVLAEVEDKVKEDTILASNTSTISISLLAKALKRPENFVGMHFFNPVHMMPLVEVIRGEKSSELAVATTVAYAKKMGKNPIVVNDCPGFLVNRVLFPYFGGFAKLVSAGVDFVRIDKIMEKFGWPMGPAYLMDVVGIDTGHHGRDVMAEGFPDRMKDDRRSAVDVLYEAKRLGQKNGKGFYAYETDKRGKQKKVADSSVLEVLKPIVYEQREVTDEDIINWMMIPLCLETVRCLEDGIVETAAEADMGLVYGIGFPPFRGGALRYIDSIGVAEFVALADQYADLGALYHPTAKLREMAKNGQSFFG, from the coding sequence ATGATTTACGAAGGTAAAGCCATCACGGTTAAGGCTCTTGAAAGTGGCATCGTCGAACTGAAGTTCGATCTCAAGGGTGAGTCCGTCAACAAGTTCAACCGTCTAACCCTGAATGAATTGCGTCAGGCAGTGGACACTATCAAGGCAGATGCTTCGATCAAGGGTGTGATCGTCAGCAGCGGCAAGGACGTCTTCATCGTCGGCGCCGACATCACCGAATTCGTCGATAACTTCAAGCTGCCCGATGCCGAACTGATCGCTGGCAACCTCGAAGCCAACCGTATTTTCAGCGACTTCGAAGACCTCAACGTACCGACCGTCGCGGCCATCAACGGTATCGCCCTGGGCGGCGGCCTGGAAATGTGCCTGGCGGCGGACTACCGCGTCATGTCCACCGTCGCCAAGATCGGCCTGCCGGAAGTCAAGCTGGGCATCTACCCAGGCTTCGGCGGTACCGTGCGCCTGCCGCGCCTGATCGGTGCCGACAACGCTATCGAGTGGATTGCCGCCGGCAAGGAAAACCGCGCTGAAGATGCGCTGAAAGTCGGCGCGGTGGATGCCGTGGTCGAGCCTGGCAAACTCCAGGAAGCGGCCCTTGAAATGATCAAGCGCGCCATCAGCGGCGAGTTTGACTACAAGGCCAAGCGTCAGCCGAAGCTGGAGAAGCTCAAGCTCAACGCGATTGAGCAAATGATGGCCTTCGAGACCGCCAAGGGTTTCGTCGCCGGTCAGGCAGGCCCGAACTACCCGGCACCGGTCGAAGCGATCAAGACCATCCAGAAAGCCGCGAACTTCGGTCGCGACAAGGCACTGGAAGTCGAGGCCACCGGCTTCGTCAAGCTGGCCAAGACCTCGGCAGCACAAAGCCTGATCGGTCTGTTCCTCAATGACCAGGAACTGAAGAAAAAGGCCAAGGCCTACGACGAAATCGCCCGTGACGTGAAGCAGGCCGCCGTGCTCGGTGCCGGCATCATGGGTGGCGGTATCGCCTACCAGTCGGCGTCCAAGGGCACGCCGATCCTGATGAAAGACATCAACGAACACGGCATCGAGCAGGGCCTGGCCGAAGCCGCCAAGCTGCTGGTTGGTCGCGTCGATAAAGGTCGCATGACCGCGGCGAAGATGGCCGAAGTGCTCAACGGCATCCGTCCGACCCTGTCCTACGGCGATTTCGGCCATGTCGACCTGGTGGTCGAAGCTGTGGTCGAGAACCCTAAGGTCAAGCAAGCGGTGCTGGCTGAAGTCGAAGATAAGGTCAAAGAGGACACCATCCTCGCCTCGAACACCTCGACCATCTCCATTTCGCTGCTGGCCAAGGCCCTCAAGCGTCCGGAAAACTTCGTCGGCATGCACTTCTTCAACCCGGTGCACATGATGCCGTTGGTGGAAGTGATCCGTGGCGAGAAGTCCAGCGAACTGGCCGTAGCCACCACCGTTGCCTACGCCAAGAAAATGGGCAAGAACCCAATTGTCGTCAACGACTGCCCGGGCTTTTTGGTCAACCGTGTGCTGTTCCCATACTTCGGCGGTTTCGCCAAGCTGGTCAGCGCTGGCGTCGACTTCGTGCGCATCGACAAGATCATGGAAAAATTCGGCTGGCCGATGGGCCCGGCGTACCTGATGGACGTGGTCGGCATCGACACCGGCCACCACGGTCGCGACGTCATGGCTGAAGGCTTCCCGGACCGCATGAAAGACGACCGCCGTTCGGCTGTCGACGTGCTCTACGAAGCCAAGCGCCTGGGCCAGAAGAACGGCAAGGGCTTCTACGCCTACGAGACCGACAAACGCGGCAAGCAGAAGAAAGTCGCCGATTCGTCGGTGCTGGAAGTGCTCAAGCCGATCGTCTACGAACAGCGCGAAGTCACCGACGAGGACATCATCAACTGGATGATGATCCCACTGTGCCTCGAGACCGTGCGTTGCCTGGAAGACGGCATTGTCGAAACCGCCGCCGAAGCCGACATGGGTCTGGTCTACGGTATCGGTTTCCCTCCATTCCGTGGCGGTGCGCTGCGCTACATCGATTCGATCGGTGTGGCCGAGTTCGTTGCCCTGGCTGACCAGTACGCTGATTTGGGCGCGCTGTACCACCCGACCGCGAAGCTGCGTGAAATGGCCAAGAACGGCCAGAGCTTCTTCGGTTAA
- the fadA gene encoding acetyl-CoA C-acyltransferase FadA, producing MSLNPRDVVIVDFGRTPMGRSKGGMHRNTRAEDMSAHLISKLLERNVKVDPNEVEDVIWGCVNQTLEQGWNIARMASLMTQIPHTAAGQTVSRLCGSSMSALHTAAQAIMTGNGDVFVVGGVEHMGHVSMMHGVDPNPHMSLYAAKASGMMGLTAEMLGKMHGITREQQDAFGVRSHQLAHKATVEGKFKDEIIPMQGYDENGFLKLFDYDETIRPETTLESLAALKPAFNPKGGTVTAGTSSQITDGASCMIVMSAQRAQDLGIQPMAVIRSMAVAGVDPAIMGYGPVPATQKALKRAGLSISDIDFFELNEAFAAQALPVLKDLKVLDKMNEKVNLHGGAIALGHPFGCSGARISGTLLNVMKQNGGTFGVSTMCIGLGQGIATVFERV from the coding sequence ATGAGCTTGAATCCTAGAGACGTCGTGATTGTCGACTTCGGTCGTACGCCGATGGGCCGCTCCAAGGGCGGCATGCACCGCAACACCCGCGCCGAAGACATGTCGGCGCACCTGATCAGCAAGCTGCTGGAACGCAACGTCAAGGTCGACCCAAACGAAGTCGAGGACGTGATCTGGGGCTGTGTGAACCAGACCCTGGAGCAGGGCTGGAACATCGCCCGCATGGCCTCGCTGATGACCCAGATTCCCCACACGGCGGCCGGCCAGACCGTCAGCCGCCTGTGCGGTTCGTCCATGAGCGCGCTGCACACCGCCGCCCAGGCGATCATGACTGGCAACGGTGACGTGTTTGTCGTCGGCGGTGTCGAGCACATGGGCCACGTGAGCATGATGCACGGTGTCGATCCGAACCCGCACATGTCGCTGTACGCGGCGAAAGCCTCGGGCATGATGGGCCTGACCGCGGAAATGCTCGGCAAAATGCACGGCATCACCCGCGAACAGCAGGACGCCTTCGGCGTGCGCTCCCACCAGCTCGCCCACAAGGCGACCGTGGAGGGTAAGTTCAAGGATGAGATCATCCCGATGCAGGGCTACGACGAGAACGGCTTCCTGAAGCTGTTCGACTACGACGAAACCATTCGTCCGGAAACCACCCTGGAAAGCCTGGCGGCCCTCAAGCCGGCCTTCAATCCGAAGGGCGGCACCGTGACAGCCGGGACTTCGTCGCAGATCACCGACGGTGCCTCGTGCATGATCGTGATGTCGGCCCAGCGTGCCCAGGACCTGGGCATCCAGCCGATGGCGGTGATTCGTTCGATGGCGGTGGCGGGTGTGGACCCGGCGATCATGGGCTATGGTCCAGTACCGGCCACGCAGAAAGCCTTGAAGCGTGCAGGCCTGAGCATTTCCGATATCGACTTCTTCGAGCTCAACGAAGCTTTCGCCGCACAGGCCCTGCCCGTGCTGAAAGATTTGAAAGTGCTCGACAAGATGAACGAGAAGGTTAACCTGCACGGCGGCGCGATCGCCCTGGGTCACCCGTTCGGTTGCTCCGGTGCGCGTATCTCTGGCACCCTGCTCAACGTCATGAAGCAGAACGGCGGCACTTTTGGGGTGTCCACCATGTGCATTGGTCTCGGCCAAGGCATCGCCACTGTCTTCGAACGCGTCTAA
- a CDS encoding DUF1653 domain-containing protein: MPIQPGLYQHYKGPQYRVFSIARHSETEEEVVFYQALYGDYGFWVRPLSMFEESVEVDGEQVPRFALVQAEESIFSKP; this comes from the coding sequence ATGCCGATACAACCTGGGCTCTACCAACATTACAAAGGTCCGCAGTACCGTGTATTCAGCATTGCACGGCACTCCGAGACCGAGGAAGAAGTGGTCTTCTATCAAGCCCTGTATGGCGATTACGGCTTTTGGGTGCGTCCCTTGAGCATGTTCGAGGAGTCCGTCGAGGTTGACGGAGAACAGGTGCCACGCTTTGCTTTGGTGCAGGCCGAGGAGAGCATTTTTTCCAAGCCTTGA
- the topA gene encoding type I DNA topoisomerase, whose amino-acid sequence MGKSLVIVESPAKAKTINKYLGNQYVVKSSIGHIRDLPTSGSASASKEPAAKRGKAAAGEAPALSPKDKARKQLVSRMGVDPEHGWKAKYEILPGKEKVIEELRRLAKDADTIYLATDLDREGEAIAWHLREAIGGDDSRYKRVVFNEITKKAIQEAFSQPGELDIDRVNAQQARRFLDRVVGYMVSPLLWAKIARGLSAGRVQSVAVKLVVEREREIRAFIPEEYWEVHADLGTAKGATVRFDVAREKGEAFKPLNEAQAMAALEKLKASSYSIVKREDKPTSSKPSAPFITSTLQQAASNRLGFGVKKTMMMAQRLYEAGYITYMRTDSTNLSVDAVAMARSYIESEFGKKYLPETPNVYSSKAGAQEAHEAIRPSDANTEPSKLSGMERDAERLYELIWRQFLACQMLPAQYLSTTVSVGAGDFELRAKGRILKFDGYTRVMPQITKPGDDDVLPDMAQGDVMKLIKLDPTQHFTKPPARYSEASLVKEMEKRGIGRPSTYAAIISTIQDRGYVALHNRRFYSEKMGDIVTERLSESFSNLMDYGFTAGMEENLDDVAQGERDWKNVLDEFYGDFKKKLEVAESPDNGMRANQPVMTDIPCLTCGRPMQIRTASTGVFLGCSGYSLPPKERCKATVNLVPGDEIAADDEGESESLVLRGKHRCPICSTAMDAYLLDEKRKLHICGNNPDCAGYEIEEGTYRIKGYEGPSLECDKCGSEMQLKTGRFGKFFGCTNPTCKNTRKLLKSGDAAPPKMDPVKMPELKCEKVNDTYILRDGASGLFLAASQFPKNRETRAPLVMEILPHKSEIDPKYHFLCEAPQKDPEGRPAVIRYSRKTKEQYVQTEVDGKPTGWKAYYDGGKWTVEDKR is encoded by the coding sequence ATGGGCAAATCGCTGGTCATTGTGGAATCCCCGGCTAAGGCCAAGACCATCAACAAGTATCTGGGCAACCAATACGTGGTGAAGTCGAGTATCGGCCATATCCGAGACCTGCCCACCAGCGGTTCGGCTAGCGCCAGCAAGGAGCCAGCCGCCAAGCGCGGCAAGGCTGCTGCCGGTGAAGCGCCGGCGCTGTCGCCGAAAGACAAGGCGCGCAAGCAGCTGGTCTCACGCATGGGGGTCGATCCGGAACACGGCTGGAAGGCCAAGTACGAGATCCTTCCAGGCAAGGAAAAGGTCATCGAAGAGCTGCGCCGGCTCGCCAAGGATGCCGACACCATCTATCTCGCGACGGACTTGGACCGCGAAGGGGAAGCCATTGCCTGGCACCTGCGCGAAGCCATTGGTGGGGATGACAGCCGCTACAAGCGCGTGGTGTTCAACGAAATCACCAAAAAGGCCATCCAGGAAGCCTTTTCCCAACCAGGCGAGCTGGACATCGATCGGGTCAACGCCCAACAGGCGCGTCGTTTCCTTGACCGCGTGGTGGGCTACATGGTCTCGCCACTGCTGTGGGCCAAGATCGCCCGCGGCCTGTCGGCTGGTCGTGTGCAGTCGGTTGCGGTGAAGTTGGTGGTGGAGCGTGAGCGGGAGATCCGCGCGTTCATCCCTGAAGAGTACTGGGAAGTCCACGCCGACCTCGGCACCGCGAAGGGCGCCACCGTGCGCTTCGACGTGGCCCGGGAGAAGGGCGAGGCCTTCAAGCCGCTCAACGAAGCCCAGGCCATGGCCGCGCTGGAGAAGCTCAAGGCTTCCAGCTACAGCATCGTCAAGCGCGAAGATAAACCGACCAGCAGCAAACCGTCGGCGCCGTTCATTACTTCTACCTTGCAACAGGCTGCGAGCAACCGCCTGGGCTTTGGCGTGAAGAAAACCATGATGATGGCCCAGCGTCTGTACGAAGCCGGCTACATCACTTATATGCGTACCGACTCGACCAATCTCTCGGTCGATGCCGTGGCGATGGCGCGCAGTTATATAGAAAGCGAGTTCGGCAAGAAATACCTGCCGGAAACGCCGAACGTCTACAGCAGTAAAGCCGGCGCGCAAGAGGCGCACGAAGCGATTCGTCCGTCCGACGCCAACACCGAGCCAAGTAAATTGTCTGGCATGGAGCGCGATGCCGAGCGTCTCTATGAACTGATCTGGCGCCAGTTCCTGGCTTGCCAGATGCTGCCGGCGCAATACCTGTCGACCACGGTCAGCGTCGGTGCCGGCGACTTCGAGCTGCGTGCCAAGGGCCGCATCCTGAAGTTCGACGGCTACACTCGCGTCATGCCGCAAATCACTAAGCCTGGGGACGACGACGTCCTGCCGGACATGGCCCAGGGCGACGTGATGAAGCTGATCAAGCTTGATCCGACGCAGCACTTCACCAAGCCGCCGGCTCGTTATTCGGAAGCCAGCCTGGTCAAGGAAATGGAAAAGCGTGGCATCGGTCGTCCTTCGACCTACGCGGCGATCATTTCCACCATCCAGGATCGCGGCTACGTGGCGCTGCACAACCGTCGGTTCTATTCGGAAAAGATGGGTGACATTGTTACCGAGCGTTTGTCCGAGAGCTTCTCGAACCTGATGGACTACGGCTTCACCGCCGGTATGGAAGAGAACCTCGACGATGTGGCCCAGGGTGAGCGGGACTGGAAAAACGTCCTCGACGAGTTCTACGGCGACTTCAAGAAAAAACTCGAAGTGGCCGAAAGCCCGGACAACGGCATGCGGGCCAACCAGCCGGTCATGACCGACATTCCGTGCTTGACCTGCGGGCGTCCAATGCAGATCCGTACCGCCTCGACCGGTGTATTCCTCGGTTGCTCGGGCTACAGCCTGCCACCCAAGGAGCGCTGCAAGGCGACGGTCAACCTGGTGCCCGGCGATGAAATCGCAGCCGACGACGAGGGCGAATCGGAATCCCTGGTTTTGCGCGGCAAGCATCGCTGCCCGATCTGCAGCACGGCGATGGATGCTTACCTGTTGGATGAAAAGCGCAAGCTGCACATCTGCGGTAACAACCCAGATTGTGCCGGTTACGAGATCGAAGAGGGCACCTACCGCATCAAGGGCTATGAAGGCCCGAGCCTGGAATGCGACAAGTGTGGCAGCGAGATGCAGCTCAAGACCGGTCGTTTCGGCAAGTTCTTCGGTTGCACCAATCCAACCTGCAAGAACACCCGCAAACTGCTCAAGAGCGGTGATGCGGCGCCGCCGAAGATGGATCCGGTGAAGATGCCGGAGCTCAAGTGCGAGAAGGTCAATGACACCTACATCTTGCGCGACGGTGCGTCTGGCCTGTTCCTGGCGGCCAGTCAGTTCCCGAAAAACCGCGAGACCCGTGCACCATTGGTGATGGAAATCCTTCCGCATAAGAGCGAGATCGATCCGAAGTACCATTTCCTCTGTGAGGCACCGCAAAAAGACCCGGAAGGTCGCCCAGCGGTGATTCGCTACAGCCGCAAGACCAAGGAGCAGTACGTGCAGACCGAAGTCGACGGCAAGCCTACCGGCTGGAAGGCGTACTACGATGGCGGTAAATGGACGGTCGAGGACAAGCGCTGA
- a CDS encoding DUF6586 family protein: protein MAHELYTRTNQKIYFAGLSLEALARAEDGRAMNSPALIQAGRESALFHLYGALLGLCHEIAGFYRLPQANAPRAELLLTREVLDTIAIPELAEMVELAHNPETWLAQLLAAHAALFQPPRAPRKPKGDVTQPLIVAVNLDEQDPEQELSQEELESWRQNLKSLAIRFREGLNEC, encoded by the coding sequence ATGGCCCACGAACTCTACACCCGCACCAATCAGAAAATCTATTTCGCCGGCCTGTCGCTCGAAGCGCTCGCCAGGGCGGAGGATGGGCGTGCGATGAATTCCCCGGCGCTGATCCAGGCAGGGCGCGAATCAGCGCTGTTTCATCTGTACGGTGCGTTGTTGGGGCTGTGCCATGAAATTGCGGGCTTCTATCGTCTGCCACAAGCGAATGCGCCACGGGCCGAGCTGCTGTTGACCCGCGAAGTGCTGGATACCATTGCCATTCCTGAGTTGGCCGAGATGGTCGAACTGGCCCACAACCCGGAAACCTGGCTGGCCCAGTTGCTGGCAGCCCACGCGGCGCTGTTCCAACCGCCACGGGCTCCTCGAAAGCCTAAGGGCGACGTGACTCAACCGTTGATCGTTGCGGTCAACCTGGATGAGCAAGACCCCGAGCAGGAGCTGAGCCAGGAAGAGCTGGAGAGCTGGCGTCAGAACCTGAAAAGTCTGGCGATTCGCTTTCGCGAAGGTTTGAACGAGTGCTGA
- the sulA gene encoding SOS-induced cell division inhibitor SulA, with the protein MQFPHTPQHTQLPLFEAFMAQPLAPVLKEVIESPWGIEPEAFSELSLRGAAGNCLNLLAPILRELSQDQDARWLTLIAPPASVTQAWLRDAGLNRERILLLQPRGSQSAQQLTCEALRLGRSHTVVSWLNPLTATARQQLISAARTGDAQSLNIRLG; encoded by the coding sequence ATGCAGTTCCCACACACACCACAGCACACGCAACTTCCGCTGTTCGAGGCGTTTATGGCCCAACCGCTGGCTCCTGTCCTGAAAGAAGTGATCGAGTCACCCTGGGGCATCGAACCCGAGGCGTTCAGTGAACTGTCGTTACGTGGTGCGGCCGGGAACTGCCTGAACCTGCTGGCGCCGATTCTGCGAGAGCTCAGCCAGGACCAGGACGCTCGCTGGTTGACCCTGATCGCACCGCCGGCCAGCGTTACCCAGGCCTGGCTGCGGGACGCCGGCCTGAACCGTGAGCGCATCCTGCTGCTGCAACCACGGGGCAGCCAAAGCGCCCAACAACTGACTTGTGAAGCCTTGCGTCTGGGCCGCAGTCATACGGTGGTCAGCTGGCTCAATCCGTTAACCGCGACCGCACGGCAACAATTGATCAGCGCCGCTCGCACCGGGGACGCACAAAGCCTGAATATTCGATTGGGCTAA